AATACGACACTAACTGGTTTTCACTATGAAAAAACAAACATTAATATTTACGGCCTGTTGCGCCCTGTCTTCTCATGCATTATTTGCAGCAGTAGACCTTCGTATCGACAATGCTACCATTTTAAATCCTATTGATAAGCACCAAGTCAATATCATTTCCAATCATTGGCTCGCCATCCAAGATGGCAAAATTATACAAGTCTCTGACTCAAGTCAAAAACCGGATGCAGCACAGGTCATTGATGCTCATGGTCAATATCTCATACCGGGGTTAACCGATAGCCATGTCCACCTAAAAACAATGCCGGGATTGCTTAACACCTCCCCTAAAGCTCGCCAAATGCAGGCAGCATTTTTACAAAGGCAAGGTGCTAATTATCTTTACTATGGCGTCACGCAAGTTATTGACCCGTCAAACACTGCGACCGGCATGACCGAATTTACAGCTAATGGTCCCGCACCCGACGCCTACTTTTGTGGCGCAATGCCGGTTTACCAAGGTTACAATGCAGAAGGCCTTAGTTACTCTAAGCTACATCAACATAAACCCTACTTTGCTGCACAACACGGCGATCCTGCTCATGAGCTAACACCATCTCAAGCACACGCTCACCAAGGAGCTCAACCCTTAACGCGAATGAAATCTGACGGTGCAACTTGTGCCAAATTGTACTTTGAAGATGGCTTTGGAGAAAACAGTGCTATACCGCTTATTAACCAAGAAACTGCCAAACAATTAATCGAGTCCGCAAACTCACTTAAGTTACCCGTAATGGCACATGCGAATGCCATTGATATGCAACAACTTGCTGTAGATGCCAATATCAACGTTATGGCGCATGGACTTTGGAACTGGTTAGCGCCAAATACAGCCCCTAGCGAAAGCGAACTACCAACCAATGTAAAAGCTGTGCTGGATACCATCATCGAAAAAGACATAGCATATCAAGCCACATTAAATGTGATGAATGCTCTGGCGAAAGTGACTGATCACACTTTCACCTTCACGTCTGAATATCGTACCGTATTACCTCCGTCTCAAATTGCTTGGTATCAAAGTGAACCTGGTCGCTGGTTTTCTCGAGAAATGGGTCAAGGCTGGGGTAAAATAAGTAA
This portion of the Pseudoalteromonas sp. GCY genome encodes:
- a CDS encoding amidohydrolase family protein — protein: MKKQTLIFTACCALSSHALFAAVDLRIDNATILNPIDKHQVNIISNHWLAIQDGKIIQVSDSSQKPDAAQVIDAHGQYLIPGLTDSHVHLKTMPGLLNTSPKARQMQAAFLQRQGANYLYYGVTQVIDPSNTATGMTEFTANGPAPDAYFCGAMPVYQGYNAEGLSYSKLHQHKPYFAAQHGDPAHELTPSQAHAHQGAQPLTRMKSDGATCAKLYFEDGFGENSAIPLINQETAKQLIESANSLKLPVMAHANAIDMQQLAVDANINVMAHGLWNWLAPNTAPSESELPTNVKAVLDTIIEKDIAYQATLNVMNALAKVTDHTFTFTSEYRTVLPPSQIAWYQSEPGRWFSREMGQGWGKISNQQKVAKLEQVFSQGQRALNYLYKNGATLLLGSDTPPAPTYVSQPGLSTYQELTMMDQAGVGLVSLLSAATINNAKAFAIDNQYGNIAAGKVANLLLLNSNPLQSVAAYNDIEYVILHGSAIERATFHIYALEKNE